A single region of the Brachypodium distachyon strain Bd21 chromosome 3, Brachypodium_distachyon_v3.0, whole genome shotgun sequence genome encodes:
- the LOC100845607 gene encoding uncharacterized protein LOC100845607 isoform X2, with protein sequence MAASFCRSAAAAARSAALRSRPRVATPFPATRSPVAPLPLRRSAVTALAGAVESLMPLHSAVASARLRSCIAADSSCWSCLSRGLIKRI encoded by the exons ATGGCGGCGTCTTTctgccgctccgccgccgccgcggccaggtcggcggcgctccggTCGAGGCCCCGGGTCGCGACCCCGTTCCCGGCGACGAGGTCCCCCGTAGCTCCTCTTCCCCTCCGCAG GTCCGCGGTGACGGCGCTGGCGGGCGCGGTAGAGTCGCTGATGCCGCTGCACAGCGCGGTGGCCAGCGCGCGGCTGCGGTCCTGCATCGCCGCCGACTCCTCCTGCTGGAGCTGCCTCTCCCGAG GTTTGATCAAGCGCATCTGA
- the LOC100845308 gene encoding serine/threonine protein phosphatase 2A 57 kDa regulatory subunit B' theta isoform, translated as MIKQILGRLPKKPSKSGERDFAGAGSSLSSPTSDARTTTDLTMSSRIGNPNNYAGAGMNPGQSYGTKNAGVGAGGSNGFLAPPAYDALPSFRDVPVPEKPGLFLRKLAMCCVVFDFTDPTKDVKEKEIKRQTLLELVDYVTSATGKFPEPAVQEVVSMVSINLFRGPNPAPRENKVIESFDLEEEEPVMDPAWPHLQIVYELFLRFVQSPETDAKMAKRYVDQGFILKLLDLFDSEDPREREYLKTILHRIYGKFMVHRPFIRKAINNIFYRFVFETEKHYGIAELLEILGSIINGFALPLKEEHKSFLVRALIPLHKPKCVSMYHQQLSYCITQFVEKDCKLADTVIRGLLKYWPITNSSKEVMFLSELEEVLEATQPAEFQRCMVPLFRQIARCLSSSHFQVAERALFLWNNDHIESLIKQNSKVLLPIILPALERNTKGHWHQAVQSLSLNVRKIFLDHDPALFSECLKKFEDDEAQEAAVRSKREATWKRLEEITMSNLQAASPEAMDYEQSSST; from the exons ATGATTAAGCAAATCCTGGGACGGCTGCCCAAGAAGCCTTCCAAGTCCGGCGAGAGGGATTTTGCTGGGGCCGGCTCGTCGCTGTCGAGCCCGACGTCTGATGCGAGAACCACCACAGATTTGACCATGTCTAGTAGGATTGGCAATCCGAACAATtatgccggcgccggcatgaATCCCGGACAGAGTTATGGCACCAAGAACGCCGGCGTTGGTGCGGGTGGCAGCAATGGTTTCCTCGCCCCGCCTGCGTACGATGCGCTTCCGAGCTTCCGCGATGTGCCGGTCCCAGAGAAGCCAGGCCTGTTCCTCAGGAAGCTCGCCATGTGCTGCGTGGTGTTTGACTTCACGGACCCGACAAAGGATGTGAAAGAGAAGGAGATCAAGAGGCAAACGCTGCTTGAGCTCGTGGATTATGTCACCTCAGCCACCGGAAAGTTCCCTGAGCCTGCTGTGCAGGAGGTCGTCAGCATGGTGTCAATAAACCTGTTCCGTGGCCCGAATCCTGCCCCGAGAGAGAACAAGGTGATCGAGTCTTTTGacttggaggaggaagagcctGTCATGGACCCGGCATGGCCGCACTTGCAGATTGTCTATGAGTTGTTCTTAAGGTTTGTTCAGTCTCCTGAGACAGACGCGAAGATGGCCAAGAGATATGTTGATCAAGGCTTCATCCTCAAGCTGCTTGATCTCTTTGACTCGGAGGATCCTAGggagagggagtatttgaagACAATACTTCACAGGATATATGGGAAGTTCATGGTGCACCGTCCATTCATCAGGAAGGCGATTAATAATATATTCTACAGATTTGTATTTGAGACAGAAAAGCATTATGGGATTGCAGAGCTGTTAGAGATTTTGGGGAGTATAATAAATGGTTTTGCTTTGCCACTCAAGGAAGAGCACAAATCATTTTTAGTCCGTGCACTGATTCCACTCCACAAACCGAAATGTGTTAGCATGTACCATCAGCAACTGTCCTATTGTATCACTCAGTTCGTTGAGAAAGACTGCAAGCTTGCTGATACTGTTATAAGGGGTTTACTTAAGTATTGGCCCATCACGAATAGCTCGAAGGAGGTGATGTTTTTGAGTGAATTAGAGGAAGTCTTGGAAGCCACTCAGCCAGCAGAATTCCAGAGATGTATGGTGCCACTTTTCCGACAGATTGCCCGCTGTTTAAGTAGTTCACACTTTCAG gtGGCTGAGAGAGCTCTGTTTCTATGGAACAACGATCATATTGAGAGTTTGATCAAACAAAACAGCAAGGTGTTATTGCCCATAATCCTTCCTGCGTTAGAACGAAATACAAAAGGTCATTGGCACCAGGCAGTTCAAAGTTTGAGTCTTAATGTTCGCAAAATATTCTTGGACCATGATCCTGCACTGTTTTCGGAGTGTCTAAAGAAGTTTGAGGACGACGAAGCTCAAGAAGCTGCGGTGAGATCAAAACGCGAGGCTACGTGGAAGCGTCTAGAGGAAATTACCATGTCAAATCTACAAGCAGCGAGTCCAGAGGCAATGGATTATGAGCAGAGTTCGTCTACCTAA
- the LOC100831045 gene encoding protein FAR1-RELATED SEQUENCE 7-like, translating to MNWRHPRSVITDGDVAMRKAIRKVMPGTNHRLCSWHIEQNMVRHLRGPMLTEFRKFIYYPMEEYEFEIRWARFVEKHEITDKNVWISKMYKLRKKCSKEWRGTWSCWTQLKIIRHTQMIYGQISRYQPGKESSYVGCHSREMVPHAACSCLNLGRTGWEKSYRRDSRSAKLIHSERSYHARCSAVI from the exons ATGAACTGGAGGCATCCTAGGTCTGTGATCACTGATGGGGATGTTGCAATGAGAAAAGCAATTAGGAAGGTTATGCCGGGGACAAACCATCGGTTGTGCAGTTGGCATATTGAACAGAATATGGTACGCCACCTGCGTGGTCCCATGCTTACTGAATTCAGGAAATTCATCTACTATCCAATGGAAGAGTATGAATTCGAAATACGCTGGGCTCGGTTTGTGGAAAAGCATGAGATCACAGACAAGAATGTCTGGATATCCAAGATGTACAAACTGAGGAAGAAGTG CTCCAAGGAATGGAGAGGTACATGGAGTTGCTGGACGCAACTGAAGATAATACGGCACACACAAATGATATATGGACAGATTTCAAGGTATCAACCTGGAAAAGAAAGTTCATACGTGGGCTGCCACAGCAGAGAGATGG TTCCTCATGCGGCTTGTTCATGCTTAAATTTAGGAAGAACTGGTTGGGAGAAAAGTTACAGGAGAGATTCACGCAG CGCCAAATTGATACATTCAGAAAGGAGTTACCATGCACGCTGCTCCGCTGTAATCTGA
- the LOC100844689 gene encoding glycosyltransferase family 92 protein Os08g0121900, with the protein MAMSAKERKLSRLGSGKGPSGARGGGQQRTPPAGSRRRLFAAFFAFLCAGAVLLGGAHVIGASFRPVLLTAWPSATLNAVSSERGAQQAGSGGAVLPSVQVRHAVALPDHVLLILRDDGSLLLASRQFECLYSVANSTQLRQLPLSVASLPGGPNLVHCPAGPAGAAVSLSLSEWPPVVPLEWDRLAYTALIDSRDNSTVVFAKGMNLRPGRLGVPSRYECVFGRDLSKPKFVVTSPVVSAAQETFRCVTPARIRRYLRMTSDDYGASNCGDKPMLVSVRTKGRGSSTLPSIAHPEPLPRYNRHRRNRHRQRKAHSMCVCTMLRNQARFLREWIMYHSHVGVQRWFIYDNNSDDDIEQVLNTMDPARYNVTRYLWPWMKSQEAGFAHCALRARESCEWVGFIDIDEFLHFPGNQTLQAVLRNYSSRPQIGELRTSCHSFGPSGRTKIPRKGVTTGYTCRLAAPERHKSIVRPDALNPSLINVVHHFHLKEGIKYANIGQGVMLINHYKYQVWEVFKDKFSGRVATYVADWQDEENVGSRDRAPGLGTKPVEPEDWPSRFCEVYDTGLKDFVHKEFTDPQTGNLPW; encoded by the exons ATGGCGATGTCGGCGAAGGAGAGGAAGCTGAGCAGGCTCGGGAGCGGGAAGGGGCCGAGCGGCGCGAGGGGTGGTGGCCAGCAgcggacgccgccggcgggtTCGCGGCGGAGGCTGTTCGCGGCGTTCTTCGCGTTCCTCTGCGCCGGAGCCGTCCTCCTAGGCGGCGCGCACGTCATTGGCG CGTCGTTCCGGCCGGTGCTCCTGACGGCGTGGCCGTCGGCGACCCTGAACGCCGTCTCTTCAGAGCGTGGAGCACAGCAAGCTGGAAGCGGCGGTGCTGTGTTGCCGTCTGTCCAagtccggcatgccgtcgccctGCCGGACCATGTTCTCCTGATTCTCAGAGACGATGGATCGTTGCTGCTGGCTTCTCGGCAGTTCGAGTGCCTGTACTCTGTTGCCAACTCAACGCAGCTGCGCCAGCTGCCACTGTCAGTGGCCTCCTTGCCGGGTGGACCCAACCTGGTGCATTGCCCTGCTGGACCGGCCGGGGCAGCCGTGTCCCTGTCGCTGTCCGAGTGGCCTCCGGTAGTACCGCTCGAATGGGACCGGCTGGCATACACCGCACTCATTGACAGCCGGGATAACTCGACTGTTGTGTTTGCCAAAGGGATGAACCTCCGTCCTGGCCGTCTCGGTGTGCCGTCACGGTATGAGTGTGTCTTCGGCCGGGACTTGTCAAAGCCGAAGTTCGTTGTCACCTCCCCTGTGGTTTCTGCTGCACAGGAGACCTTCCGGTGTGTGACACCTGCCCGAATTCGCCGGTATCTCAGGATGACATCTGATGACTATGGAGCCAGTAATTGCGGTGACAAGCCTATGTTGGTCTCTGTCAGGACTAAGGGGCGGGGGAGCTCAACGCTCCCCTCAATCGCACATCCAGAGCCACTTCCTAGGTACAACAGGCATCGGCGTAACAGGCATCGGCAGCGAAAGGCACACTCGATGTGTGTATGCACCATGCTGCGCAACCAAGCACGGTTCCTCCGGGAATGGATCATGTACCACTCGCATGTCGGTGTGCAGCGGTGGTTCATCTATGACAACAACAGCGATGATGACATCGAGCAGGTGCTCAATACCATGGATCCAGCCAGGTACAATGTGACACGCTACTTGTGGCCATGGATGAAATCTCAGGAGGCTGGGTTTGCACATTGTGCGCTCAGGGCGCGGGAGAGCTGCGAGTGGGTGGGGTTCATCGACATTGACGAGTTCCTGCACTTCCCTGGCAACCAAACTCTACAAGCTGTCCTCCGGAATTACTCAAGCCGCCCACAAATAGGTGAACTCAGGACATCATGCCACAGCTTTGGTCCGTCAGGTCGAACTAAGATACCCAGGAAAGGAGTTACAACAGGTTACACCTGCCGGCTGGCTGCCCCGGAGCGCCACAAATCAATTGTCAGGCCAGATGCATTGAACCCGTCGCTCATCAATGTGGTTCACCACTTCCATCTGAAGGAAGGGATCAAGTATGCCAACATTGGTCAGGGAGTGATGCTGATCAACCACTACAAATACCAAGTCTGGGAGGTGTTCAAGGATAAGTTCTCCGGGCGTGTCGCCACCTATGTTGCTGATTGGCAGGATGAGGAGAATGTTGGATCCAGGGACAGGGCACCAGGTCTAGGGACCAAACCGGTCGAACCGGAGGACTGGCCGAGTCGGTTCTGCGAAGTTTATGACACTGGTTTGAAAGACTTTGTGCATAAAGAATTCACAGATCCACAGACTGGAAATCTTCCATGGTAG
- the LOC100845607 gene encoding uncharacterized protein LOC100845607 isoform X1 gives MAASFCRSAAAAARSAALRSRPRVATPFPATRSPVAPLPLRRSAVTALAGAVESLMPLHSAVASARLRSCIAADSSCWSCLSRDFALPR, from the exons ATGGCGGCGTCTTTctgccgctccgccgccgccgcggccaggtcggcggcgctccggTCGAGGCCCCGGGTCGCGACCCCGTTCCCGGCGACGAGGTCCCCCGTAGCTCCTCTTCCCCTCCGCAG GTCCGCGGTGACGGCGCTGGCGGGCGCGGTAGAGTCGCTGATGCCGCTGCACAGCGCGGTGGCCAGCGCGCGGCTGCGGTCCTGCATCGCCGCCGACTCCTCCTGCTGGAGCTGCCTCTCCCGAG ATTTTGCTCTTCCACGGTGA
- the LOC100830432 gene encoding L-type lectin-domain containing receptor kinase IX.1: MAKITTPATCALFIFFFVCCLSPAAVPLSFNYPTFGSDDQKAMKIEGDASFSVGHIDISANKVDIRKTKGRVSYNAQPMLLWDEHTGEVASFTTRFSFIIKTLNASNKGTGMAFFLASYPSSLPTGSSGYYNLGLTNQTNGGVASGDSRFVAVEFDTFNEAEVSDPDTTLDHIGIDVNSLKSVNTSSLPSFSLTGNMTAVVQYDNISSILSLTLWLGDDRPLNYSLSSKVDLKSALPEQVAVGFSASTSKATELHQLLSWQFNSSLEGKTALVAAARSSSRTSSFGAIAGAVVGASLFLVLLVIISALLIRRRQNRCQNMKKLEVEEDVDSDGELVMEIGLGTGPRRFPYQQLVNATRNFAAEEKLGQGGFGAVYKGFLRELDLTVAIKRFSKEASMQGRKEFQSEINVISRLCHRNLVQLIGWCHKGDELLLVYELMPNRSLDIHLHGKGTFLTWPMRMKIVLELGSALLYLHEEWDQCVVHRDIKPSNVMLDETFGAKLGDFGLARLIDHATGIQTMTMISGTPGYVDPQCLITGKASAESDVYSFGVVLLEVACGTRPVSTPADKKCKVFRLSECVWDLYGQRTILDAADERLDGLYDEEEVRRVLVVGLWCVHPDPTARPSIRTAMSTLKSKDGKQLPLLPAKMPVATYAAPVASWDGLSSPSTGTSASIGSSTTTTTTSGYMGPMPIVTPRA; encoded by the exons ATGGCCAAGATCACAACGCCAGCCACTTGTGctctcttcatcttcttcttcgtttGCTGCCTGTCTCCTGCTGCAGTACCCTTGTCCTTCAACTACCCAACCTTTGGCTCGGATGACCAGAAGGCCATGAAAATAGAAGGTGACGCCTCCTTCAGCGTCGGACACATCGACATAAGTGCCAACAAGGTGGACATACGCAAGACCAAGGGTCGGGTGTCGTACAACGCCCAACCGATGTTGCTGTGGGACGAGCACACGGGCGAGGTGGCCAGCTTCACTACGCGTTTCTCATTCATCATCAAAACGCTGAATGCCAGCAACAAAGGGACCGGCATGGCGTTCTTCCTCGCCAGCTACCCGTCAAGCCTACCGACGGGGTCATCGGGCTACTACAACCTTGGTCTCACTAACCAAACCAATGGCGGTGTGGCGTCTGGCGATAGCCGATTTGTGGCGGTGGAGTTCGACACCTTCAACGAGGCAGAGGTATCAGACCCCGACACCACTTTGGATCACATCGGCATTGATGTCAACTCGTTAAAATCTGTGAATACCTCGTCCTTACCGAGCTTCAGCCTAACTGGAAACATGACTGCAGTAGTCCAGTATGACAACATTTCAAGCATCTTGTCTCTCACGCTATGGCTTGGGGATGATAGACCCTTGAATTACAGCCTTAGCTCTAAGGTTGACCTCAAGAGCGCATTGCCAGAGCAGGTTGCCGTTGGTTTCTCGGCGTCGACAAGCAAAGCCACTGAGCTGCACCAGCTGCTTTCTTGGCAATTCAACTCGTCGTTGGAAGGCAAGACGGCACTAGTAGCAGCCGCACGATCCTCCTCGAGAACCTCCAGTTTTGGAGCTATAGCAGGAGCTGTTGTTGGGGCATCATTGTTCCTTGTGCTGCTCGTCATCATTTCAGCCCTCTTGATACGTCGTCGTCAAAATCGATGTCAGAATATGAAGAAGCTAGAGGTAGAGGAGGATGTGGACTCGGATGGCGAGTTGGTCATGGAGATTGGGTTGGGGACGGGGCCAAGGAGGTTCCCATATCAGCAACTTGTTAATGCAACGAGGAATTTCGCAGCGGAGGAGAAGCTTGGGCAAGGTGGCTTTGGCGCGGTGTACAAAGGCTTCCTGAGAGAGCTTGACCTCACCGTGGCCATAAAGCGATTCTCCAAGGAGGCGTCCAtgcaaggaaggaaggagttCCAGTCGGAGATCAATGTCATCAGCCGGCTATGCCATCGGAATCTGGTGCAGCTCATAGGCTGGTGCCACAAAGGCGACGAGCTCCTGCTGGTCTACGAGCTCATGCCCAACCGCAGCCTCGACATCCATCTCCATGGCaagggcaccttcttgacatGGCCAATGAG GATGAAGATAGTGCTGGAGCTTGGCTCCGCGCTGCTCTACCTCCACGAGGAGTGGGATCAATGCGTGGTGCACCGCGACATCAAGCCGAGCAACGTGATGCTGGACGAGACCTTCGGCGCAAAGCTAGGCGACTTTGGGCTCGCGAGGCTCATCGACCACGCCACGGGCATTCAGACGATGACCATGATTTCGGGCACGCCGGGCTACGTGGACCCCCAATGCCTTATCACCGGCAAAGCGAGCGCAGAGTccgacgtgtacagcttcggtGTGGTCCTGCTGGAAGTGGCGTGCGGGACGAGGCCGGTGAGCACGCCCGCCGACAAGAAGTGCAAAGTTTTCCGGCTGTCGGAGTGTGTCTGGGACCTCTATGGGCAGAGAACcatcctcgacgccgccgacgagcggCTAGATGGCCTCTACGACGAAGAAGAGGTGAGGCGCGTCTTGGTCGTGGGGCTCTGGTGCGTGCACCCGGACCCAACGGCGCGGCCGTCCATCCGGACGGCTATGTCCACGCTTAAGTCCAAGGATGGCAAGCAGCTACCCTTGCTGCCGGCCAAGATGCCGGTGGCGACGTATGCTGCGCCGGTGGCCTCGTGGGACGGGTTGTCGTCGCCGTCTACAGGGACGTCGGCGTCCATCGGAtcatcgacgacgacgacgacgacgagcggcTACATGGGGCCAATGCCAATTGTCACACCCAGGGCCTAA
- the LOC100844384 gene encoding uncharacterized protein LOC100844384, whose translation MPTAAAARAFFSTSPAPPRPPLHHAGSRTAAAAAVSFPRRSAPTVSLSLSAPASPWAAAANPKYHNAKADAGDEDVDPGELLRRFTREVSRAGVLREAWRRQRHEDARDKRKRKSRDAAWRYRRRRFKGPYPFDEEQEQKERTTDDDGHDNWKLPGGELPSYR comes from the exons atgccaaccgcggccgccgcacgagccttcttctccacatcGCCGGCGCCACCCCGGCCTCCTCTCCACCACGCGGGATCCCGtaccgccgcggccgcggccgtctCCTTCCCTCGGCGATCGGCTCCAACCGTCTCCCTCTCGCTCTCCGCCCCCGCCTcgccgtgggcggcggcggcgaaccccAAGTACCACAACGCGAAGGCGGACGCGGGGGACGAGGACGTGGATCCCGGGGAGCTCCTGCGGCGGTTCACGCGGGAGGTTTCACGCGCCGGCGTCCTGCGTGAGGcctggcggcggcagaggcacGAGGACGCCCGGGACAAGCGGAAGCGCAAGTCCCGCGACGCCGCGTGGAGGTACCGCCGCAG GCGCTTCAAGGGTCCATATCCATTCGATGAAGAGCAGGAGCAAAAGGAGCGAACGACGGACGATGATGGGCATGACAACTGGAAGCTTCCTGGAGGAGAGCTGCCTTCCTACAGATGA